A stretch of the Argentina anserina chromosome 6, drPotAnse1.1, whole genome shotgun sequence genome encodes the following:
- the LOC126798237 gene encoding uncharacterized protein LOC126798237 isoform X2, producing the protein MTLEVAEFLRRKFLKSIQDAESEISGFMFVSHFEAIKCFVEEIQIIREIKITLGSGDELYHKTVSLLYELNDALAECRVMAKECNQQNKKRFFLYQLVNYSIRKMKKRLNQMKRKFAALVEEEKMYSTLVICDQASLDGEPGSEMEDDRTSRIGGETSIVGADEQAEKIEGLLCGGASAVGIVGIAGVDKDNYESTSSIGISIVTRILDKLGAAVASGDGNGIIDHLNDSIVDEERGIEWHLARLYRLLSGKRYLIVLDDVWHISEFYSDLGCTFQGRLSYGLPKGSGGAVIVTTRKPEVAEYMVGRKNLITVKPLDTESCWRIFMETIKDNKEVLKMSTHETLDKIKNEIKDQCYGLPLAAKELAGIIPKRIREIESNRFLEEMYIPDELLQPDLDVEPAIHIPKFPVLVFVDMKNMNNKRLGEKLLDKFRYHLNKKQVFAVLEDESNTKQKVKTHNPEKVLNDIYGTFESLKRKGYGFADEIQKTMMIIIVGGDSVANWILGVISDLKLPELPSIAPIPLESISPIGGSISNNFGWTSISPDDLVKFSLLDVQYAKKMKTDSWHILIRMKTANCSTANQQIPHSLHLCRPVHEEDMQNADNFKLFGGFWNYFSLEVDALRQYENHCCHPIQRSLAKKNPINRTLSSVANIKVMKQLGQWDNLDITCGIRSILCFNLSRPRIMKKDRKEREPFPSFIDDGHLQIIGYKDVLFPLSEGSVHLAQVRGIRFEFIEGEEEDVNMTVDGAQWENIPLVTGLDDTGITVIEITHNCQVNILANLTNPYCDCQVKSIHDSSSSDILMLLKIVMRTMLKTIPNNIRSLVKQALSNFPMLMKGTLPLVKQALPTSSRSIAVLIFFFCM; encoded by the exons ATGACACTGGAAGTTGCAGAGTTCCTCCGGCGCAAGTTCTTGAAGTCCATTCAAGACGCGGAGTCTGAAATATCAGGTTTTATGTTCGTCTCCCACTTCGAAGCAATCAAATGCTTCGTGGAAGAGATACAAATAATCCGGGAGATCAAGATCACTCTGGGCTCCGGTGACGAGCTCTACCACAAGACCGTGTCTTTGCTCTACGAGCTCAACGACGCGTTGGCCGAGTGCCGAGTCATGGCTAAAGAGTGCAACCAGCAGAATAAGAAGCGCTTTTTCTTGTATCAATTGGTGAATTACTCTATCCGGAAGATGAAGAAGCGACTCAACCAAATGAAACGCAAGTTCGCGGCTTTGGTGGAAGAGGAGAAAATGTATTCCACTCTTGTAATCTGTGACCAGGCGAGTCTAGACGGTGAGCCGGGGAGTGAGATGGAGGACGACAGGACGAGTCGTATCGGCGGCGAAACGAGTATAGTCGGCGCTGATGAGCAGGCGGAGAAGATTGAGGGCTTGCTGTGTGGCGGTGCTTCGGCAGTTGGGATAGTCGGCATTGCTGGCGTAG ACAAAGATAATTATGAATCTACTAGTAGCATCGGCATTAGCATTGTGACACGCATTCTTGATAAGTTGGGGGCTGCCGTAGCTAGTGGCGATGGTAATGGTATCATCGACCATCTCAACGATTCCATAGTCGATGAGGAGAGGGGTATTGAGTGGCACTTGGCAAGGCTATACCGGCTTTTATCTGGTAAAAGGTATTTGATTGTGTTGGATGATGTGTGGCACATTAGTGAGTTTTACTCGGATTTAGGTTGTACATTTCAGGGTCGATTATCTTATGGATTGCCTAAGGGTAGTGGTGGTGCTGTTATTGTCACAACTAGGAAACCAGAAGTTGCTGAATACATGGTTGGCAGAAAGAACTTGATTACTGTTAAGCCTCTGGACACCGAAAGCTGCTGGCGTATATTTATGGAGACTATCAAGGACAATAAGGAAGTTTTAAAAATGTCAACTCATGAAACTTTGGACAAGATTAAGAATGAAATTAAGGATCAGTGTTACGGTCTACCATTGGCTGCTAAGGAGCTCGCAGGAATCATTCCCAAACGCATACGTGAGATCGA GTCCAACCGCTTTTTGGAGGAGATGTACATACCTGATGAATTGCTTCAACCTGATTTGGATGTTGAACCTGCTATTCATATACCAAAATTTCCAGTATTGGTGTTCGTTGAtatgaaaaatatgaacaataaACGGCTTGGAGAAAAACTCCTCGACAAATTTCGGTACCATCTTAATAAAAAGCAG GTTTTTGCTGTATTGGAAGATGAATCTAATACCAAGCAAAAAGTAAAAACACATAATCCTGAGAAGGTGCTAAATGATATTTATGGGACTTTTGAAAGCCTTAAGCGTAAAGGATATGGTTTTGCtgatgaaattcaaaagacaaTGATGATTATA ATTGTTGGTGGTGATTCTGTGGCTAACTGGATTTTGGGAGTTATTTCTGATTTAAAATTGCCGGAACTACCCTCCATTGCTCCAATACCATTAGAATCCATTTCTCCAATTGGTGGTAGCATCTCAAACAACTTTGGATGG ACGAGCATTTCTCCTGATGATCTAGTGAAATTTTCCCTGCTGGATGTGCAATATgcgaaaaaaatgaaaactgaCAG CTGGCATATTCTCATTAGGATGAAAACCGCTAATTGCTCTACAGCTAATCAACAAATACCTCATTCTTTACATCTATGCCGTCCTGTTCATGAAGAGGATATGCAAAATGCG GATAATTTCAAATTGTTTGGAGGATTTTGGAACTACTTTAGCTTGG AAGTTGATGCTCTCCGACAGTATGAAAATCACTGCTGTCATCCTATCCAAAGGTCTTTAGCCAAAAAGAATCCTATTAACAG GACCTTGTCATCAGTTGcaaatataaaggttatgaaaCAACTCGGCCAGTGGGATAATCTTGATATTACTTGCGG CATCAGGTCAATCCTTTGTTTTAACTTGTCTAGACCTCGGATTATGAAGAAAGATCGAAAAGAG AGAGAACCGTTTCCGTCTTTCATAGATGATGGGCATCTTCAAATTATTGGTTATAAAGATGTATTATTTCCTCTTAGTGAAGGTTCTGTTCACCTAGCCCAG GTTCGAGGAATTCGTTTCGAGTTTATTGAAGGTGAAGAAGAGGATGTGAACATGACAGTTGACGGAGCACAATGGGAAAATATCCCCCTTGTCACCGGCCTTGATGATACTGGTATCACTGTGATTGAAATAACTCATAATTGTCAAGTGAACATTCTTGCGAATCTCACCAATCCATACTGTGATTGCCAAGTGAAAAGTATCCATGATTCATCATCATCTGACATTCTGATGCTTCTGAAAATAGTGATGAGAACAATGCTGAAAACTATTCCGAACAACATAAGAAGTTTGGTCAAGCAAGCACTTTCAAACTTTCCTATGCTGATGAAGGGCACATTACCCCTTGTGAAGCAAGCACTTCCGACGTCCTCTAGATCTATAGCtgtcttaattttttttttttgtatgtag
- the LOC126798237 gene encoding uncharacterized protein LOC126798237 isoform X3, whose product MTLEVAEFLRRKFLKSIQDAESEISGFMFVSHFEAIKCFVEEIQIIREIKITLGSGDELYHKTVSLLYELNDALAECRVMAKECNQQNKKRFFLYQLVNYSIRKMKKRLNQMKRKFAALVEEEKMYSTLVICDQASLDGEPGSEMEDDRTSRIGGETSIVGADEQAEKIEGLLCGGASAVGIVGIAGVGKTTLVQQVLNRQRVRDEFSPIILLCLSDKDNYESTSSIGISIVTRILDKLGAAVASGDGNGIIDHLNDSIVDEERGIEWHLARLYRLLSGKRKPEVAEYMVGRKNLITVKPLDTESCWRIFMETIKDNKEVLKMSTHETLDKIKNEIKDQCYGLPLAAKELAGIIPKRIREIESNRFLEEMYIPDELLQPDLDVEPAIHIPKFPVLVFVDMKNMNNKRLGEKLLDKFRYHLNKKQVFAVLEDESNTKQKVKTHNPEKVLNDIYGTFESLKRKGYGFADEIQKTMMIIIVGGDSVANWILGVISDLKLPELPSIAPIPLESISPIGGSISNNFGWTSISPDDLVKFSLLDVQYAKKMKTDSWHILIRMKTANCSTANQQIPHSLHLCRPVHEEDMQNADNFKLFGGFWNYFSLEVDALRQYENHCCHPIQRSLAKKNPINRTLSSVANIKVMKQLGQWDNLDITCGIRSILCFNLSRPRIMKKDRKEREPFPSFIDDGHLQIIGYKDVLFPLSEGSVHLAQVRGIRFEFIEGEEEDVNMTVDGAQWENIPLVTGLDDTGITVIEITHNCQVNILANLTNPYCDCQVKSIHDSSSSDILMLLKIVMRTMLKTIPNNIRSLVKQALSNFPMLMKGTLPLVKQALPTSSRSIAVLIFFFCM is encoded by the exons ATGACACTGGAAGTTGCAGAGTTCCTCCGGCGCAAGTTCTTGAAGTCCATTCAAGACGCGGAGTCTGAAATATCAGGTTTTATGTTCGTCTCCCACTTCGAAGCAATCAAATGCTTCGTGGAAGAGATACAAATAATCCGGGAGATCAAGATCACTCTGGGCTCCGGTGACGAGCTCTACCACAAGACCGTGTCTTTGCTCTACGAGCTCAACGACGCGTTGGCCGAGTGCCGAGTCATGGCTAAAGAGTGCAACCAGCAGAATAAGAAGCGCTTTTTCTTGTATCAATTGGTGAATTACTCTATCCGGAAGATGAAGAAGCGACTCAACCAAATGAAACGCAAGTTCGCGGCTTTGGTGGAAGAGGAGAAAATGTATTCCACTCTTGTAATCTGTGACCAGGCGAGTCTAGACGGTGAGCCGGGGAGTGAGATGGAGGACGACAGGACGAGTCGTATCGGCGGCGAAACGAGTATAGTCGGCGCTGATGAGCAGGCGGAGAAGATTGAGGGCTTGCTGTGTGGCGGTGCTTCGGCAGTTGGGATAGTCGGCATTGCTGGCGTAGGTAAGACCACTCTGGTGCAACAGGTTTTGAATAGGCAGAGAGTGAGGGATGAATTTTCTCCGATCATTTTGTTATGCTTATCAGACAAAGATAATTATGAATCTACTAGTAGCATCGGCATTAGCATTGTGACACGCATTCTTGATAAGTTGGGGGCTGCCGTAGCTAGTGGCGATGGTAATGGTATCATCGACCATCTCAACGATTCCATAGTCGATGAGGAGAGGGGTATTGAGTGGCACTTGGCAAGGCTATACCGGCTTTTATCTGGTAAAAG GAAACCAGAAGTTGCTGAATACATGGTTGGCAGAAAGAACTTGATTACTGTTAAGCCTCTGGACACCGAAAGCTGCTGGCGTATATTTATGGAGACTATCAAGGACAATAAGGAAGTTTTAAAAATGTCAACTCATGAAACTTTGGACAAGATTAAGAATGAAATTAAGGATCAGTGTTACGGTCTACCATTGGCTGCTAAGGAGCTCGCAGGAATCATTCCCAAACGCATACGTGAGATCGA GTCCAACCGCTTTTTGGAGGAGATGTACATACCTGATGAATTGCTTCAACCTGATTTGGATGTTGAACCTGCTATTCATATACCAAAATTTCCAGTATTGGTGTTCGTTGAtatgaaaaatatgaacaataaACGGCTTGGAGAAAAACTCCTCGACAAATTTCGGTACCATCTTAATAAAAAGCAG GTTTTTGCTGTATTGGAAGATGAATCTAATACCAAGCAAAAAGTAAAAACACATAATCCTGAGAAGGTGCTAAATGATATTTATGGGACTTTTGAAAGCCTTAAGCGTAAAGGATATGGTTTTGCtgatgaaattcaaaagacaaTGATGATTATA ATTGTTGGTGGTGATTCTGTGGCTAACTGGATTTTGGGAGTTATTTCTGATTTAAAATTGCCGGAACTACCCTCCATTGCTCCAATACCATTAGAATCCATTTCTCCAATTGGTGGTAGCATCTCAAACAACTTTGGATGG ACGAGCATTTCTCCTGATGATCTAGTGAAATTTTCCCTGCTGGATGTGCAATATgcgaaaaaaatgaaaactgaCAG CTGGCATATTCTCATTAGGATGAAAACCGCTAATTGCTCTACAGCTAATCAACAAATACCTCATTCTTTACATCTATGCCGTCCTGTTCATGAAGAGGATATGCAAAATGCG GATAATTTCAAATTGTTTGGAGGATTTTGGAACTACTTTAGCTTGG AAGTTGATGCTCTCCGACAGTATGAAAATCACTGCTGTCATCCTATCCAAAGGTCTTTAGCCAAAAAGAATCCTATTAACAG GACCTTGTCATCAGTTGcaaatataaaggttatgaaaCAACTCGGCCAGTGGGATAATCTTGATATTACTTGCGG CATCAGGTCAATCCTTTGTTTTAACTTGTCTAGACCTCGGATTATGAAGAAAGATCGAAAAGAG AGAGAACCGTTTCCGTCTTTCATAGATGATGGGCATCTTCAAATTATTGGTTATAAAGATGTATTATTTCCTCTTAGTGAAGGTTCTGTTCACCTAGCCCAG GTTCGAGGAATTCGTTTCGAGTTTATTGAAGGTGAAGAAGAGGATGTGAACATGACAGTTGACGGAGCACAATGGGAAAATATCCCCCTTGTCACCGGCCTTGATGATACTGGTATCACTGTGATTGAAATAACTCATAATTGTCAAGTGAACATTCTTGCGAATCTCACCAATCCATACTGTGATTGCCAAGTGAAAAGTATCCATGATTCATCATCATCTGACATTCTGATGCTTCTGAAAATAGTGATGAGAACAATGCTGAAAACTATTCCGAACAACATAAGAAGTTTGGTCAAGCAAGCACTTTCAAACTTTCCTATGCTGATGAAGGGCACATTACCCCTTGTGAAGCAAGCACTTCCGACGTCCTCTAGATCTATAGCtgtcttaattttttttttttgtatgtag
- the LOC126798237 gene encoding uncharacterized protein LOC126798237 isoform X4 — protein sequence MTLEVAEFLRRKFLKSIQDAESEISGFMFVSHFEAIKCFVEEIQIIREIKITLGSGDELYHKTVSLLYELNDALAECRVMAKECNQQNKKRFFLYQLVNYSIRKMKKRLNQMKRKFAALVEEEKMYSTLVICDQASLDGEPGSEMEDDRTSRIGGETSIVGADEQAEKIEGLLCGGASAVGIVGIAGVGKTTLVQQVLNRQRVRDEFSPIILLCLSDKDNYESTSSIGISIVTRILDKLGAAVASGDGNGIIDHLNDSIVDEERGIEWHLARLYRLLSGKRYLIVLDDVWHISEFYSDLGCTFQGRLSYGLPKGSGGAVIVTTRKPEVAEYMVGRKNLITVKPLDTESCWRIFMETIKDNKEVLKMSTHETLDKIKNEIKDQCYGLPLAAKELAGIIPKRIREIESNRFLEEMYIPDELLQPDLDVEPAIHIPKFPVLVFVDMKNMNNKRLGEKLLDKFRYHLNKKQVFAVLEDESNTKQKVKTHNPEKVLNDIYGTFESLKRKGYGFADEIQKTMMIITSISPDDLVKFSLLDVQYAKKMKTDSWHILIRMKTANCSTANQQIPHSLHLCRPVHEEDMQNADNFKLFGGFWNYFSLEVDALRQYENHCCHPIQRSLAKKNPINRTLSSVANIKVMKQLGQWDNLDITCGIRSILCFNLSRPRIMKKDRKEREPFPSFIDDGHLQIIGYKDVLFPLSEGSVHLAQVRGIRFEFIEGEEEDVNMTVDGAQWENIPLVTGLDDTGITVIEITHNCQVNILANLTNPYCDCQVKSIHDSSSSDILMLLKIVMRTMLKTIPNNIRSLVKQALSNFPMLMKGTLPLVKQALPTSSRSIAVLIFFFCM from the exons ATGACACTGGAAGTTGCAGAGTTCCTCCGGCGCAAGTTCTTGAAGTCCATTCAAGACGCGGAGTCTGAAATATCAGGTTTTATGTTCGTCTCCCACTTCGAAGCAATCAAATGCTTCGTGGAAGAGATACAAATAATCCGGGAGATCAAGATCACTCTGGGCTCCGGTGACGAGCTCTACCACAAGACCGTGTCTTTGCTCTACGAGCTCAACGACGCGTTGGCCGAGTGCCGAGTCATGGCTAAAGAGTGCAACCAGCAGAATAAGAAGCGCTTTTTCTTGTATCAATTGGTGAATTACTCTATCCGGAAGATGAAGAAGCGACTCAACCAAATGAAACGCAAGTTCGCGGCTTTGGTGGAAGAGGAGAAAATGTATTCCACTCTTGTAATCTGTGACCAGGCGAGTCTAGACGGTGAGCCGGGGAGTGAGATGGAGGACGACAGGACGAGTCGTATCGGCGGCGAAACGAGTATAGTCGGCGCTGATGAGCAGGCGGAGAAGATTGAGGGCTTGCTGTGTGGCGGTGCTTCGGCAGTTGGGATAGTCGGCATTGCTGGCGTAGGTAAGACCACTCTGGTGCAACAGGTTTTGAATAGGCAGAGAGTGAGGGATGAATTTTCTCCGATCATTTTGTTATGCTTATCAGACAAAGATAATTATGAATCTACTAGTAGCATCGGCATTAGCATTGTGACACGCATTCTTGATAAGTTGGGGGCTGCCGTAGCTAGTGGCGATGGTAATGGTATCATCGACCATCTCAACGATTCCATAGTCGATGAGGAGAGGGGTATTGAGTGGCACTTGGCAAGGCTATACCGGCTTTTATCTGGTAAAAGGTATTTGATTGTGTTGGATGATGTGTGGCACATTAGTGAGTTTTACTCGGATTTAGGTTGTACATTTCAGGGTCGATTATCTTATGGATTGCCTAAGGGTAGTGGTGGTGCTGTTATTGTCACAACTAGGAAACCAGAAGTTGCTGAATACATGGTTGGCAGAAAGAACTTGATTACTGTTAAGCCTCTGGACACCGAAAGCTGCTGGCGTATATTTATGGAGACTATCAAGGACAATAAGGAAGTTTTAAAAATGTCAACTCATGAAACTTTGGACAAGATTAAGAATGAAATTAAGGATCAGTGTTACGGTCTACCATTGGCTGCTAAGGAGCTCGCAGGAATCATTCCCAAACGCATACGTGAGATCGA GTCCAACCGCTTTTTGGAGGAGATGTACATACCTGATGAATTGCTTCAACCTGATTTGGATGTTGAACCTGCTATTCATATACCAAAATTTCCAGTATTGGTGTTCGTTGAtatgaaaaatatgaacaataaACGGCTTGGAGAAAAACTCCTCGACAAATTTCGGTACCATCTTAATAAAAAGCAG GTTTTTGCTGTATTGGAAGATGAATCTAATACCAAGCAAAAAGTAAAAACACATAATCCTGAGAAGGTGCTAAATGATATTTATGGGACTTTTGAAAGCCTTAAGCGTAAAGGATATGGTTTTGCtgatgaaattcaaaagacaaTGATGATTATA ACGAGCATTTCTCCTGATGATCTAGTGAAATTTTCCCTGCTGGATGTGCAATATgcgaaaaaaatgaaaactgaCAG CTGGCATATTCTCATTAGGATGAAAACCGCTAATTGCTCTACAGCTAATCAACAAATACCTCATTCTTTACATCTATGCCGTCCTGTTCATGAAGAGGATATGCAAAATGCG GATAATTTCAAATTGTTTGGAGGATTTTGGAACTACTTTAGCTTGG AAGTTGATGCTCTCCGACAGTATGAAAATCACTGCTGTCATCCTATCCAAAGGTCTTTAGCCAAAAAGAATCCTATTAACAG GACCTTGTCATCAGTTGcaaatataaaggttatgaaaCAACTCGGCCAGTGGGATAATCTTGATATTACTTGCGG CATCAGGTCAATCCTTTGTTTTAACTTGTCTAGACCTCGGATTATGAAGAAAGATCGAAAAGAG AGAGAACCGTTTCCGTCTTTCATAGATGATGGGCATCTTCAAATTATTGGTTATAAAGATGTATTATTTCCTCTTAGTGAAGGTTCTGTTCACCTAGCCCAG GTTCGAGGAATTCGTTTCGAGTTTATTGAAGGTGAAGAAGAGGATGTGAACATGACAGTTGACGGAGCACAATGGGAAAATATCCCCCTTGTCACCGGCCTTGATGATACTGGTATCACTGTGATTGAAATAACTCATAATTGTCAAGTGAACATTCTTGCGAATCTCACCAATCCATACTGTGATTGCCAAGTGAAAAGTATCCATGATTCATCATCATCTGACATTCTGATGCTTCTGAAAATAGTGATGAGAACAATGCTGAAAACTATTCCGAACAACATAAGAAGTTTGGTCAAGCAAGCACTTTCAAACTTTCCTATGCTGATGAAGGGCACATTACCCCTTGTGAAGCAAGCACTTCCGACGTCCTCTAGATCTATAGCtgtcttaattttttttttttgtatgtag
- the LOC126798237 gene encoding uncharacterized protein LOC126798237 isoform X1: protein MTLEVAEFLRRKFLKSIQDAESEISGFMFVSHFEAIKCFVEEIQIIREIKITLGSGDELYHKTVSLLYELNDALAECRVMAKECNQQNKKRFFLYQLVNYSIRKMKKRLNQMKRKFAALVEEEKMYSTLVICDQASLDGEPGSEMEDDRTSRIGGETSIVGADEQAEKIEGLLCGGASAVGIVGIAGVGKTTLVQQVLNRQRVRDEFSPIILLCLSDKDNYESTSSIGISIVTRILDKLGAAVASGDGNGIIDHLNDSIVDEERGIEWHLARLYRLLSGKRYLIVLDDVWHISEFYSDLGCTFQGRLSYGLPKGSGGAVIVTTRKPEVAEYMVGRKNLITVKPLDTESCWRIFMETIKDNKEVLKMSTHETLDKIKNEIKDQCYGLPLAAKELAGIIPKRIREIESNRFLEEMYIPDELLQPDLDVEPAIHIPKFPVLVFVDMKNMNNKRLGEKLLDKFRYHLNKKQVFAVLEDESNTKQKVKTHNPEKVLNDIYGTFESLKRKGYGFADEIQKTMMIIIVGGDSVANWILGVISDLKLPELPSIAPIPLESISPIGGSISNNFGWTSISPDDLVKFSLLDVQYAKKMKTDSWHILIRMKTANCSTANQQIPHSLHLCRPVHEEDMQNADNFKLFGGFWNYFSLEVDALRQYENHCCHPIQRSLAKKNPINRTLSSVANIKVMKQLGQWDNLDITCGIRSILCFNLSRPRIMKKDRKEREPFPSFIDDGHLQIIGYKDVLFPLSEGSVHLAQVRGIRFEFIEGEEEDVNMTVDGAQWENIPLVTGLDDTGITVIEITHNCQVNILANLTNPYCDCQVKSIHDSSSSDILMLLKIVMRTMLKTIPNNIRSLVKQALSNFPMLMKGTLPLVKQALPTSSRSIAVLIFFFCM from the exons ATGACACTGGAAGTTGCAGAGTTCCTCCGGCGCAAGTTCTTGAAGTCCATTCAAGACGCGGAGTCTGAAATATCAGGTTTTATGTTCGTCTCCCACTTCGAAGCAATCAAATGCTTCGTGGAAGAGATACAAATAATCCGGGAGATCAAGATCACTCTGGGCTCCGGTGACGAGCTCTACCACAAGACCGTGTCTTTGCTCTACGAGCTCAACGACGCGTTGGCCGAGTGCCGAGTCATGGCTAAAGAGTGCAACCAGCAGAATAAGAAGCGCTTTTTCTTGTATCAATTGGTGAATTACTCTATCCGGAAGATGAAGAAGCGACTCAACCAAATGAAACGCAAGTTCGCGGCTTTGGTGGAAGAGGAGAAAATGTATTCCACTCTTGTAATCTGTGACCAGGCGAGTCTAGACGGTGAGCCGGGGAGTGAGATGGAGGACGACAGGACGAGTCGTATCGGCGGCGAAACGAGTATAGTCGGCGCTGATGAGCAGGCGGAGAAGATTGAGGGCTTGCTGTGTGGCGGTGCTTCGGCAGTTGGGATAGTCGGCATTGCTGGCGTAGGTAAGACCACTCTGGTGCAACAGGTTTTGAATAGGCAGAGAGTGAGGGATGAATTTTCTCCGATCATTTTGTTATGCTTATCAGACAAAGATAATTATGAATCTACTAGTAGCATCGGCATTAGCATTGTGACACGCATTCTTGATAAGTTGGGGGCTGCCGTAGCTAGTGGCGATGGTAATGGTATCATCGACCATCTCAACGATTCCATAGTCGATGAGGAGAGGGGTATTGAGTGGCACTTGGCAAGGCTATACCGGCTTTTATCTGGTAAAAGGTATTTGATTGTGTTGGATGATGTGTGGCACATTAGTGAGTTTTACTCGGATTTAGGTTGTACATTTCAGGGTCGATTATCTTATGGATTGCCTAAGGGTAGTGGTGGTGCTGTTATTGTCACAACTAGGAAACCAGAAGTTGCTGAATACATGGTTGGCAGAAAGAACTTGATTACTGTTAAGCCTCTGGACACCGAAAGCTGCTGGCGTATATTTATGGAGACTATCAAGGACAATAAGGAAGTTTTAAAAATGTCAACTCATGAAACTTTGGACAAGATTAAGAATGAAATTAAGGATCAGTGTTACGGTCTACCATTGGCTGCTAAGGAGCTCGCAGGAATCATTCCCAAACGCATACGTGAGATCGA GTCCAACCGCTTTTTGGAGGAGATGTACATACCTGATGAATTGCTTCAACCTGATTTGGATGTTGAACCTGCTATTCATATACCAAAATTTCCAGTATTGGTGTTCGTTGAtatgaaaaatatgaacaataaACGGCTTGGAGAAAAACTCCTCGACAAATTTCGGTACCATCTTAATAAAAAGCAG GTTTTTGCTGTATTGGAAGATGAATCTAATACCAAGCAAAAAGTAAAAACACATAATCCTGAGAAGGTGCTAAATGATATTTATGGGACTTTTGAAAGCCTTAAGCGTAAAGGATATGGTTTTGCtgatgaaattcaaaagacaaTGATGATTATA ATTGTTGGTGGTGATTCTGTGGCTAACTGGATTTTGGGAGTTATTTCTGATTTAAAATTGCCGGAACTACCCTCCATTGCTCCAATACCATTAGAATCCATTTCTCCAATTGGTGGTAGCATCTCAAACAACTTTGGATGG ACGAGCATTTCTCCTGATGATCTAGTGAAATTTTCCCTGCTGGATGTGCAATATgcgaaaaaaatgaaaactgaCAG CTGGCATATTCTCATTAGGATGAAAACCGCTAATTGCTCTACAGCTAATCAACAAATACCTCATTCTTTACATCTATGCCGTCCTGTTCATGAAGAGGATATGCAAAATGCG GATAATTTCAAATTGTTTGGAGGATTTTGGAACTACTTTAGCTTGG AAGTTGATGCTCTCCGACAGTATGAAAATCACTGCTGTCATCCTATCCAAAGGTCTTTAGCCAAAAAGAATCCTATTAACAG GACCTTGTCATCAGTTGcaaatataaaggttatgaaaCAACTCGGCCAGTGGGATAATCTTGATATTACTTGCGG CATCAGGTCAATCCTTTGTTTTAACTTGTCTAGACCTCGGATTATGAAGAAAGATCGAAAAGAG AGAGAACCGTTTCCGTCTTTCATAGATGATGGGCATCTTCAAATTATTGGTTATAAAGATGTATTATTTCCTCTTAGTGAAGGTTCTGTTCACCTAGCCCAG GTTCGAGGAATTCGTTTCGAGTTTATTGAAGGTGAAGAAGAGGATGTGAACATGACAGTTGACGGAGCACAATGGGAAAATATCCCCCTTGTCACCGGCCTTGATGATACTGGTATCACTGTGATTGAAATAACTCATAATTGTCAAGTGAACATTCTTGCGAATCTCACCAATCCATACTGTGATTGCCAAGTGAAAAGTATCCATGATTCATCATCATCTGACATTCTGATGCTTCTGAAAATAGTGATGAGAACAATGCTGAAAACTATTCCGAACAACATAAGAAGTTTGGTCAAGCAAGCACTTTCAAACTTTCCTATGCTGATGAAGGGCACATTACCCCTTGTGAAGCAAGCACTTCCGACGTCCTCTAGATCTATAGCtgtcttaattttttttttttgtatgtag